A single window of Flavobacterium aestivum DNA harbors:
- a CDS encoding helix-turn-helix domain-containing protein, translating into MELYSEYYVSKKCERFVNKIWCLDNSTGETPIENKLIVPNGSFNLAIISGKSAEVHTSKKKYVLNQGIYFSSQMTNTVLINIEPKTKITIVQFHAWTISMFPKYDLSNFSNAIIKINQRDLPFKDIIEPSLENTISQLLDCINNYFEELFSLNPNKNIIEKICELIQLHNEEINVSEIGEKLNSSQRILQIKFKSATGLTIKKYIKILKFRKSVDQMTHSAPEGYNLTNIALNNKYFDQSHFIKDFKDLAKITPKMFNPDSYFLSKKR; encoded by the coding sequence ATGGAATTATATTCAGAATATTATGTGAGCAAAAAATGTGAACGATTTGTAAATAAAATATGGTGCTTAGATAATAGTACTGGAGAGACGCCAATTGAAAACAAATTAATAGTCCCAAATGGTAGTTTCAACCTGGCAATTATAAGTGGTAAATCGGCAGAAGTACATACAAGTAAAAAAAAGTATGTATTAAATCAGGGAATTTATTTTTCCTCCCAAATGACCAATACCGTATTAATTAATATTGAACCGAAAACTAAAATTACAATAGTGCAATTTCATGCTTGGACCATATCGATGTTTCCAAAGTACGATTTAAGTAATTTTAGCAATGCTATAATTAAAATAAACCAAAGAGACCTCCCCTTCAAAGATATAATTGAGCCCAGTTTAGAGAATACTATTTCGCAATTGCTAGATTGTATAAACAATTATTTTGAAGAGTTATTTTCTTTAAACCCCAATAAAAATATAATCGAAAAAATATGTGAACTGATCCAGCTCCATAATGAAGAAATTAATGTTTCAGAAATTGGAGAAAAGTTGAATTCCTCCCAAAGAATATTGCAAATTAAATTTAAAAGTGCCACGGGACTTACCATCAAAAAATACATCAAAATTCTAAAGTTCAGAAAATCGGTAGACCAAATGACCCACTCTGCTCCAGAGGGATATAACCTAACCAATATAGCACTCAATAATAAATATTTTGATCAATCTCATTTTATAAAAGATTTTAAAGACCTCGCGAAAATAACTCCGAAAATGTTCAATCCTGATTCGTATTTTCTTTCAAAAAAAAGATAG